One segment of Comamonas thiooxydans DNA contains the following:
- the pyrH gene encoding UMP kinase, which yields MSNAIPAHKRILLKLSGEALMGDDQFGINRATIERMVAEIVEVTKVGVQVAVVIGGGNIFRGVAGGSVGMDRATADYMGMLATVMNALALADAMDKQGLTARVMSAIGIEQVVEPYVRPKALQYLEEGKVVVFAAGTGNPFFTTDTAAALRGAEIGAEVVLKATKVDGVYTADPVKDPSATRYDKLAFDEAISRNLGIMDATAFALCRDQKLPIRVFSIVKPGALKRVVMGEDEGTLVYA from the coding sequence ATGTCCAACGCCATTCCAGCCCACAAGCGCATCTTGCTCAAGCTGTCGGGGGAGGCGTTAATGGGAGATGACCAGTTCGGCATCAACCGTGCAACCATCGAGCGCATGGTGGCTGAGATCGTGGAAGTGACCAAGGTGGGTGTGCAGGTTGCCGTGGTGATCGGCGGCGGCAACATCTTCCGCGGCGTGGCCGGTGGCTCGGTCGGTATGGACCGTGCGACTGCCGACTATATGGGCATGCTGGCCACGGTGATGAACGCCCTGGCTCTGGCAGATGCCATGGACAAGCAGGGTTTGACGGCTCGTGTGATGTCCGCCATCGGTATCGAGCAGGTGGTCGAGCCCTATGTGCGCCCCAAGGCGCTGCAATACCTGGAAGAGGGCAAGGTCGTGGTGTTCGCTGCCGGTACGGGCAATCCCTTCTTCACCACCGACACGGCCGCTGCGCTGCGTGGTGCTGAAATCGGCGCCGAAGTCGTGCTCAAGGCCACCAAGGTGGATGGCGTGTACACGGCTGATCCGGTCAAGGATCCTTCGGCCACGCGTTACGACAAGCTGGCTTTCGATGAGGCCATCTCGCGCAATCTGGGCATCATGGATGCCACGGCTTTCGCGCTGTGCCGCGACCAGAAGCTGCCGATTCGCGTGTTCTCCATCGTCAAGCCCGGCGCACTCAAGCGCGTGGTCATGGGTGAAGACGAAGGCACTCTGGTGTACGCTTGA
- the tsf gene encoding translation elongation factor Ts gives MAITASMVAELRAKTDAPMMECKKALTEADGDMAKAEELLRVKLGTKAGKAASRVTAEGVVAAFIDGGKGGLIEVNSETDFVSKNDSFLAMANAAAKLVAEHNPADLDALGALAYEQDGYGPTLEDVRKGLIGKIGENMSFRRFKAFSGAGLAAYVHGTRIGVVVEFDGDAAAAKDVAMHVAAMKPVALTSADVPADLIAKERAVAEGKAAESGKPADIVSKMVEGSVQKYLKEVSLADQVFVKAADGKQTVAQMLKAANTNVKAFTMYVVGEGIEKKTDDFAAEVAAQVAAAKAGA, from the coding sequence ATGGCAATTACTGCAAGCATGGTCGCTGAACTGCGCGCCAAGACCGACGCCCCCATGATGGAATGCAAGAAGGCTCTGACCGAAGCTGATGGCGATATGGCCAAGGCTGAAGAGCTGCTGCGCGTCAAGCTGGGTACCAAGGCTGGCAAGGCCGCTTCCCGTGTGACTGCTGAAGGCGTTGTGGCTGCTTTCATCGACGGCGGCAAGGGCGGCCTGATCGAAGTGAACAGCGAAACCGACTTCGTGTCCAAGAACGACAGCTTCCTGGCCATGGCCAACGCCGCTGCCAAGCTGGTCGCCGAGCACAATCCCGCTGACCTGGACGCTCTGGGCGCCCTGGCCTACGAACAAGACGGCTACGGCCCCACTCTGGAAGACGTGCGCAAGGGTCTGATCGGCAAGATCGGCGAAAACATGTCTTTCCGTCGCTTCAAGGCTTTCAGCGGCGCTGGCCTGGCTGCCTACGTGCACGGCACCCGCATTGGCGTGGTGGTCGAGTTCGACGGCGACGCTGCTGCTGCCAAGGACGTGGCAATGCACGTGGCTGCCATGAAGCCCGTGGCTCTGACTTCCGCTGACGTGCCTGCTGACCTGATCGCCAAGGAACGCGCTGTGGCCGAAGGCAAGGCCGCCGAATCCGGCAAGCCTGCCGACATCGTCTCCAAGATGGTGGAAGGCTCCGTGCAGAAGTACCTGAAGGAAGTGTCCCTGGCTGACCAGGTCTTCGTGAAGGCTGCTGACGGCAAGCAAACCGTGGCTCAGATGCTCAAGGCTGCCAACACCAATGTGAAGGCGTTCACGATGTATGTCGTGGGTGAAGGCATTGAGAAGAAGACTGACGACTTCGCCGCTGAAGTGGCTGCCCAGGTGGCAGCAGCCAAGGCTGGTGCTTAA
- a CDS encoding OmpH family outer membrane protein — MKSLSSHLSLAVLLGAMAVSAHAQEFKAGFVNTDRIFREASAAKAAQAKLEQEFSKREKDLVDQGNSLKNASDKFEREATTMSESQRASRQRQLVDQDREFQRKRREFQEDLNARKNEELATVLDRANKVVKQVAETEKYDVILQEAVYINPKFDITDKVIKALNGAK; from the coding sequence ATGAAATCTCTCTCTAGCCATCTTTCTTTGGCTGTGCTGCTTGGCGCCATGGCCGTCTCTGCGCATGCACAGGAATTCAAGGCCGGTTTTGTGAACACGGATCGTATCTTCCGTGAGGCATCCGCTGCCAAGGCTGCCCAAGCCAAGCTTGAGCAGGAGTTTTCTAAGCGTGAAAAGGATTTGGTCGATCAGGGCAATTCCTTGAAGAACGCCTCGGACAAGTTCGAGCGTGAAGCTACCACCATGTCCGAGAGTCAGCGTGCTTCGCGCCAGCGTCAGCTGGTGGATCAGGATCGTGAATTCCAGCGCAAGCGCCGTGAATTCCAGGAAGACCTGAACGCTCGCAAGAACGAAGAGCTGGCCACCGTGCTGGATCGTGCGAACAAGGTTGTCAAGCAAGTGGCCGAGACTGAAAAGTACGACGTCATCCTGCAAGAGGCCGTGTATATCAACCCCAAGTTTGATATCACCGACAAGGTCATCAAGGCCCTGAACGGCGCAAAGTAA
- the uppS gene encoding polyprenyl diphosphate synthase, with amino-acid sequence MTSKKNGAVPRHIAVIMDGNGRWAKRRLLPRLAGHKQGVESLRRCARACVERGVQVLTVFAFSSENWNRPQEEVSGLMSLLANALAKEVAQLSRDGVRLYFVGDRQGLSDKVREGLAEAERITAHNTRLVLNVCFNYGGRWDIAQAAQRLVAQGLELTPENLDRAMALAHVPDPDLMIRTGGETRISNFLLWQAAYTELFFSNALWPDFDEAALDEAIAVFGGRERRFGQTSEQIQPSSTVTLTV; translated from the coding sequence TTGACATCCAAGAAAAACGGCGCGGTTCCGCGCCATATTGCCGTCATCATGGACGGCAACGGACGGTGGGCCAAGCGCCGTCTGCTTCCACGTCTTGCCGGTCACAAGCAGGGAGTGGAGTCCCTGCGCCGCTGCGCTCGCGCCTGCGTCGAGCGTGGCGTGCAGGTGCTCACTGTGTTTGCGTTTTCCTCCGAGAACTGGAACAGGCCTCAGGAAGAGGTCTCGGGGCTCATGAGCCTGCTGGCCAATGCCCTGGCCAAGGAGGTCGCTCAACTCAGCCGTGACGGCGTGCGCCTGTACTTTGTCGGCGACCGTCAGGGGCTGAGCGACAAGGTTCGGGAGGGCTTGGCAGAGGCCGAGCGCATCACCGCTCACAACACGCGCCTGGTTCTCAACGTCTGCTTCAACTACGGTGGCCGCTGGGATATTGCCCAGGCTGCACAGAGGCTGGTGGCCCAGGGGCTGGAGCTGACTCCCGAGAATCTGGACAGGGCCATGGCCTTGGCCCATGTGCCGGATCCTGATCTCATGATCCGCACCGGCGGTGAAACTCGCATCAGCAATTTCCTGCTCTGGCAGGCTGCTTATACAGAGCTTTTTTTCAGCAATGCCCTGTGGCCTGATTTCGACGAGGCGGCTCTTGACGAGGCCATTGCCGTGTTTGGCGGTCGTGAGCGCCGCTTCGGCCAGACTTCCGAACAGATTCAACCATCATCCACCGTCACCTTGACGGTCTAA
- the ispC gene encoding 1-deoxy-D-xylulose-5-phosphate reductoisomerase — protein MKQKITVLGSTGSIGTNTLDVVARHPEQYEIFALSAATQVDLMLRQCAQFKPQFAVMASAPHARQLAEAIKQNGLQTQVLQERDALEVIASHPDVDAVMGAIVGAAGLAPCLAAARAGKRLLLANKEALVVGGALFMDTVKRHGATLLPIDSEHSAIFQCLPEDSSTWADRVDSLLLTASGGPFRQRDPATLSEITPEQACSHPNFSMGRKISVDSATMMNKALEVIEARWLFDMAPEKIKVVIHPQQIVHSMVQFRDSSVIAQLGTPDMRVPIACGLAWPERIESGAPVLDFTKLAALTFEEADAHRFPGLHLSWQALRAPEGTTTVLNAANEVAVAAFLERRLSFDRIHAVNLQTLESVQPGVVGSLEELMALDERARERAADIARQWAR, from the coding sequence ATGAAGCAGAAAATCACGGTTCTGGGTTCTACCGGTTCCATCGGAACCAATACCCTGGATGTGGTGGCGCGCCACCCTGAACAATACGAAATCTTCGCGCTGAGTGCAGCCACTCAGGTGGATCTGATGCTCAGGCAATGCGCGCAGTTCAAGCCGCAGTTCGCTGTGATGGCCAGTGCGCCCCATGCTCGTCAACTGGCTGAGGCAATCAAGCAAAACGGGCTTCAAACACAGGTTCTTCAGGAGCGGGATGCTCTTGAAGTGATTGCGTCGCACCCCGATGTGGATGCCGTCATGGGGGCGATTGTCGGAGCGGCCGGTCTGGCGCCCTGTCTGGCGGCCGCCAGGGCCGGCAAGCGTCTGCTGCTGGCCAACAAGGAGGCCCTGGTGGTGGGCGGCGCGTTGTTCATGGACACCGTCAAACGCCATGGTGCCACTTTGCTGCCCATCGACAGCGAGCACTCGGCCATCTTCCAGTGCTTGCCCGAAGACAGCAGCACCTGGGCTGACCGCGTCGACTCCTTGCTGTTGACGGCATCGGGTGGTCCCTTCCGCCAGCGTGATCCGGCGACACTGTCCGAAATCACGCCCGAGCAGGCTTGCTCGCATCCCAATTTTTCCATGGGGCGCAAGATCTCGGTGGACTCGGCCACCATGATGAACAAGGCGCTGGAGGTGATCGAGGCGCGCTGGCTGTTCGATATGGCGCCCGAGAAGATCAAGGTGGTGATCCATCCGCAGCAGATCGTGCACTCCATGGTGCAGTTCAGGGATTCGTCGGTGATCGCTCAGCTGGGTACGCCCGATATGCGTGTGCCGATTGCCTGCGGTCTGGCCTGGCCCGAGCGCATCGAGAGCGGCGCACCTGTGCTGGATTTCACCAAGCTGGCGGCGCTGACCTTCGAGGAGGCGGATGCGCATCGCTTTCCAGGCCTGCATCTGTCCTGGCAGGCGCTGCGCGCGCCCGAGGGAACGACCACGGTGCTCAACGCAGCGAACGAAGTGGCTGTCGCCGCATTCCTGGAGCGTCGCCTGTCGTTTGACCGCATTCATGCCGTCAATCTGCAGACGCTGGAATCCGTGCAACCCGGTGTCGTGGGCAGTCTGGAAGAGTTGATGGCGCTCGATGAGCGAGCCCGCGAGCGTGCGGCTGACATAGCCAGGCAGTGGGCGCGCTGA
- the bamA gene encoding outer membrane protein assembly factor BamA, producing the protein MKKHFNRLGVRSATALAAMVLAAQAAWALEPFKVQDIRVEGLQRVEPGTVFASMPLRVGDDYNDEKGAAAIRSLFALGLFKDVRLEANGNVLVVVVEERPTIAEVNFAGTKEFDKDTLLKAMRDVGLADGRPFDKALADRAEQELKRQYINRSLYGAEVVTTVTPIERNRVNLTFTVSEGEPAKINEIHIVGNKAFKESTLKDLFDQDTGNWMSWYTKSDRYARNKLNADLESLRSYYLQRGYLEFRVESTQVAISPDKQNIGLTVNIHEGNQYVVSGVKLEGNYLDRDDEFKSLVKIKPGEPYNADQVSETVKAFTDYYSNFGFAFAKVEAVPEIDRANNRVAIVLQAQPSRRAYIRRISVSGNNKTRDEVIRREFRQFEASWYDGQKIKLSRDRVDRLGFFTQVDIETQEVPGSPDQVDLMINVVEKPTGSIQLGAGFSSAEKVSLSFGIKQENVFGSGNYLGLDVNTSKYNRTMVVSTTNPYFTDTGISRTYDLYYRTIRPYYDDGAYKIITKGASVRFGVPFSEVDTIFFGAGVEGNEIKPGTYMPAVYNEYCGGLSGQNIGCSKTGIPLTLGWSRDNRDSALAPNAGRYQRVNLEASFMSDMRYAKANYQIQQYIPLNKKYTIALNGELGWGKGLGGNPYPIFKNFYSGGLGSVRGFEQGSLGRRDSVNTNLALGGTRKLTLNSEFMVPFPGAGNDRTLRLFGFVDVGNVWAEGESMDLGTLRASTGIGISWISPLGPLRLAYAQPIRKETGDRIQKLQFQIGTSF; encoded by the coding sequence ATGAAAAAACATTTCAATCGCTTGGGCGTGCGCTCTGCAACGGCCCTGGCTGCTATGGTTTTAGCTGCGCAAGCGGCATGGGCATTGGAGCCCTTCAAAGTTCAAGATATCCGCGTCGAGGGTTTGCAGCGAGTGGAGCCCGGTACGGTGTTCGCCTCCATGCCTTTGCGCGTGGGCGATGACTACAACGACGAAAAGGGCGCGGCTGCCATTCGTTCACTGTTTGCTCTGGGTCTGTTCAAGGACGTGCGCCTCGAAGCCAATGGCAATGTGCTGGTGGTGGTTGTGGAAGAGCGTCCCACCATTGCCGAGGTGAACTTTGCCGGCACCAAGGAGTTCGACAAGGACACTCTGCTCAAGGCCATGCGTGACGTGGGCCTGGCCGATGGCCGTCCTTTCGACAAGGCCTTGGCCGACCGTGCCGAGCAGGAGCTCAAGCGCCAGTACATCAACCGCAGCCTGTATGGCGCTGAAGTGGTGACCACGGTGACGCCTATCGAGCGCAACCGAGTGAACCTGACCTTCACCGTCTCCGAAGGTGAGCCGGCCAAGATCAACGAAATCCACATTGTGGGCAACAAGGCCTTCAAGGAATCGACGCTCAAGGACCTGTTTGACCAGGACACAGGCAACTGGATGAGCTGGTACACCAAGTCCGACCGCTACGCTCGCAACAAGCTCAATGCCGACCTGGAGTCGCTGCGCTCCTACTATCTGCAGCGAGGCTATCTGGAGTTCCGTGTGGAGTCCACCCAGGTTGCCATCTCTCCGGACAAGCAAAATATCGGCTTGACCGTGAATATTCACGAAGGCAATCAGTATGTGGTCTCCGGTGTGAAGCTCGAAGGCAACTACCTGGATCGTGACGACGAGTTCAAGTCGCTGGTCAAGATCAAGCCCGGTGAGCCCTATAACGCCGACCAGGTTTCCGAGACCGTCAAGGCGTTTACCGACTATTACAGCAATTTCGGTTTTGCCTTCGCCAAGGTGGAGGCCGTGCCCGAAATCGATCGCGCCAACAATCGTGTGGCCATCGTGTTGCAGGCACAGCCTTCGCGTCGCGCCTATATCCGTCGCATCAGCGTCAGCGGCAACAACAAGACCCGCGACGAAGTGATTCGCCGCGAGTTCCGTCAGTTCGAGGCCTCCTGGTATGACGGCCAGAAGATCAAGCTGTCGCGCGACCGTGTGGACCGTCTGGGCTTCTTTACCCAGGTGGACATTGAAACCCAGGAAGTGCCCGGTTCTCCCGATCAGGTTGATCTGATGATCAATGTGGTTGAGAAGCCCACCGGCTCGATCCAGCTGGGCGCAGGTTTTTCCAGCGCTGAAAAGGTCTCGCTGTCCTTCGGCATCAAGCAGGAAAACGTGTTCGGCTCGGGCAACTACCTGGGTCTGGATGTCAACACCAGCAAGTACAACCGCACCATGGTGGTGTCGACAACCAATCCGTACTTCACGGATACCGGTATCTCGCGCACCTATGACCTGTACTACCGCACCATCCGTCCCTACTATGACGATGGCGCCTACAAGATCATCACCAAGGGTGCCAGCGTGCGCTTCGGTGTGCCCTTCAGCGAAGTGGACACCATCTTCTTCGGTGCCGGTGTTGAAGGCAATGAGATCAAGCCTGGCACCTACATGCCGGCGGTCTATAACGAGTATTGCGGTGGTCTGTCTGGCCAGAACATAGGCTGCTCCAAGACTGGTATCCCTCTGACTCTGGGATGGTCTCGTGATAACCGCGACAGTGCCCTGGCACCCAATGCCGGTCGCTATCAGCGTGTGAATCTGGAAGCCTCGTTCATGAGCGATATGCGCTATGCGAAGGCCAACTACCAGATTCAGCAATATATTCCGCTGAACAAGAAGTACACGATTGCCCTGAACGGCGAGCTGGGCTGGGGCAAGGGCCTGGGCGGCAATCCCTATCCTATTTTCAAGAATTTCTATTCGGGTGGTTTGGGTTCGGTGCGTGGCTTTGAGCAGGGCTCTCTGGGGCGTCGTGACTCAGTGAATACCAATCTGGCCTTGGGTGGTACGCGCAAGCTGACTTTGAATAGCGAATTCATGGTCCCGTTCCCAGGTGCCGGTAATGACAGAACACTGCGTCTGTTCGGCTTTGTGGACGTGGGTAATGTGTGGGCGGAAGGTGAAAGCATGGATCTGGGAACCTTGCGTGCTTCCACCGGTATCGGTATTAGTTGGATTTCGCCGCTGGGCCCTCTGCGTTTGGCGTATGCTCAGCCAATCCGTAAGGAAACCGGCGATAGAATCCAGAAACTGCAATTCCAAATCGGAACATCTTTCTAA
- the lpxD gene encoding UDP-3-O-(3-hydroxymyristoyl)glucosamine N-acyltransferase, which translates to MSVLLGQILDALGGELIGGEREMPISRIAPLDSAGHGDLSFLSNPRYRQQLAASQAACVIVAPTMRDEAAQRGACIVTADPYAYFARATQWWKAHQQGCRPRGIHASAVVDVTAQVHESAYVGPQCVVEAGAVIGADTVLKSRVTISQGCVLGERCVLHPGVVIGADGFGFAPSAGQWEKIEQLGAVRIGNDVEIGANTCVDRGALDDTVIEDGVKIDNLVQIAHNVHIGAHTVIAGNTGIAGSARIGKRCQIGGAANILGHLTIADGTVISPTSMVTRSLPKAGFYTGIFPLQENEQWEKNAATFRQLYTLRERVKKLEQALAEGRQSNNGN; encoded by the coding sequence GTGAGCGTTCTATTGGGACAGATTCTCGATGCGCTCGGTGGAGAACTGATCGGCGGCGAGCGCGAGATGCCTATCTCGCGCATCGCTCCACTGGACTCTGCGGGTCACGGTGATCTGAGCTTTTTAAGCAATCCCCGCTATCGCCAGCAACTGGCCGCCTCACAGGCGGCCTGTGTCATTGTGGCGCCGACGATGCGTGATGAAGCGGCGCAGCGTGGCGCCTGCATTGTCACGGCCGATCCTTATGCCTATTTCGCGCGTGCCACCCAGTGGTGGAAGGCGCACCAGCAGGGCTGCAGGCCACGCGGCATCCATGCGAGTGCGGTGGTGGATGTCACGGCCCAGGTGCATGAAAGTGCCTATGTGGGGCCGCAATGTGTGGTGGAAGCAGGCGCGGTCATCGGTGCCGATACGGTGCTGAAATCGCGCGTCACCATCAGCCAGGGCTGTGTGCTGGGCGAGCGCTGCGTTCTGCATCCCGGTGTGGTCATCGGTGCCGACGGCTTCGGCTTCGCGCCCTCGGCGGGCCAATGGGAAAAGATAGAGCAACTGGGGGCCGTGCGCATCGGCAACGATGTGGAAATCGGCGCCAACACCTGCGTGGATCGTGGGGCACTTGATGACACCGTCATTGAAGATGGCGTCAAGATCGATAATCTGGTGCAGATTGCCCACAATGTGCACATTGGTGCGCATACGGTGATTGCCGGCAATACCGGTATTGCCGGCAGTGCGCGCATCGGCAAGCGCTGCCAGATTGGTGGAGCTGCCAATATTCTGGGGCATTTGACGATTGCGGACGGCACGGTGATTTCGCCGACCTCCATGGTCACTCGCTCCTTGCCCAAGGCAGGTTTTTATACAGGCATCTTTCCGTTGCAAGAGAACGAGCAATGGGAAAAGAACGCTGCAACCTTCAGGCAGTTGTACACGCTCCGGGAGCGGGTCAAGAAGCTTGAACAAGCGCTGGCAGAGGGCCGGCAAAGCAACAACGGAAATTGA
- a CDS encoding phosphatidate cytidylyltransferase, with protein MLKQRVITALILLAILLPALFYTASTVPFAALMLLFMAAGAWEWGRLNGFGQAGSLGLGAVCTALCAGSWWAGWVDQPLPTVWLIAGSLWVLGGVLLLRAGVTGWPHIPAAVRLVGGVLALWLAWLAVVQARNIGINFLLSVLVLVWVADVFAYFAGRTFGLKFTRNKLAPSISPGKSWEGVWGGMLGVIVLALVWSWADRHYGAGVPSFYSVLQSRGLWFLLLAAVFMAAMSVVGDLVESLIKRSVGVKDSSGLLPGHGGVLDRIDALLPTLPLAMMLSSFVHP; from the coding sequence ATGCTCAAGCAGCGCGTCATTACCGCCTTGATTTTGCTGGCCATTTTGCTGCCGGCACTGTTTTATACGGCCAGCACCGTGCCCTTTGCCGCACTGATGCTGTTGTTCATGGCGGCTGGTGCCTGGGAGTGGGGGCGACTCAATGGTTTTGGGCAGGCAGGCTCGCTGGGCCTGGGCGCTGTCTGTACGGCGCTGTGCGCCGGCTCCTGGTGGGCCGGCTGGGTTGATCAGCCTCTGCCCACGGTGTGGCTGATTGCGGGTTCCCTCTGGGTGCTGGGGGGCGTTTTGCTGCTGCGCGCTGGCGTGACGGGCTGGCCGCATATTCCGGCAGCAGTCCGTCTGGTCGGCGGCGTGCTGGCATTGTGGCTGGCCTGGCTGGCCGTGGTGCAGGCGCGCAATATCGGCATCAACTTCCTGCTGTCGGTGCTGGTGCTGGTCTGGGTGGCTGATGTCTTCGCCTATTTTGCAGGCCGCACTTTCGGCCTGAAGTTCACCAGGAACAAGCTTGCTCCTTCCATCAGTCCCGGCAAGAGCTGGGAGGGTGTCTGGGGCGGTATGCTGGGGGTGATTGTGCTGGCTCTGGTCTGGAGCTGGGCAGATCGTCACTACGGCGCCGGTGTTCCCAGTTTCTATTCGGTGCTGCAGTCGCGCGGACTTTGGTTCCTGCTGCTGGCTGCGGTGTTTATGGCTGCGATGAGTGTAGTGGGCGACCTGGTCGAATCCCTCATCAAGCGCAGCGTCGGTGTCAAGGACAGCAGCGGCTTGCTGCCCGGCCATGGTGGTGTCCTGGATCGCATTGATGCCCTCCTGCCCACGCTGCCGTTGGCGATGATGCTCTCATCCTTTGTGCATCCATGA
- the fabZ gene encoding 3-hydroxyacyl-ACP dehydratase FabZ: protein MMDIQEILKQLPHRYPFLLVDRVLELERNTRIKAIKNVTFNEPFFTGHFPGRPVMPGVLILEALAQAAGLLAFDAMGQVPDENNIYYFVGIDSARFKRPVVPGDQLALEITIDRVRGGIWKFNAVASVDGEVAAEAQLMCTMRHVG from the coding sequence ATGATGGATATTCAAGAAATTCTCAAGCAACTGCCTCACCGCTATCCCTTTCTTCTGGTGGACCGGGTGCTGGAGCTTGAGCGCAACACGCGCATCAAGGCGATCAAGAACGTCACCTTCAACGAGCCGTTCTTCACCGGGCATTTCCCCGGTCGTCCGGTCATGCCCGGCGTGCTGATTCTTGAAGCTCTGGCCCAGGCTGCCGGCTTGCTGGCCTTCGACGCCATGGGTCAGGTGCCTGATGAAAACAATATCTACTACTTCGTGGGCATCGACTCGGCACGCTTCAAGCGCCCCGTGGTGCCGGGAGATCAGCTGGCTCTGGAGATTACCATCGACCGCGTGCGCGGCGGCATCTGGAAGTTCAACGCCGTCGCCAGCGTGGATGGCGAAGTGGCCGCTGAAGCCCAGCTGATGTGCACCATGCGTCACGTGGGATAA
- the rseP gene encoding RIP metalloprotease RseP: MLLTVVAFIVALGVLIAVHEWGHYRVAVACGVKVLRYSVGFGKPLLRWVGKKSGTEYVIAALPLGGYVRMLDEREGEVRAEEKHLAFNNQPLRSRAAIVAAGPAANLVLAVALLTVVNWLGVNEPAARLAAPAAGSLLQQAGIQSGDWVQRASVGGQEWQPVRALGDLRWLVTTAAIEGETLQLEVATQEHDGATRVVPLDLASLQQKEPDAAFFDKVGLQGAWSRPVIEEVVAGGPAEKAGLQKGDVLLSIDGQAAQDGAQARAAIRASGASGRVEPQAWVVERAGQRLNLQVQPEIVPGKDGQAPAARVNAFIGSQPEMVLVRHGFLDGLSAGVHKTWELSSMTLRMMGRMLIGQASLKNISGPLTIADYAGKSASMGLVQYLSFLALISISLGVLNLLPLPVLDGGHLMYYLWEGLTGRSVSDVWAERLQRAGVAVILLMMSVAFFNDINRLWG; this comes from the coding sequence GTGTTGCTGACGGTTGTGGCTTTCATCGTGGCGCTCGGCGTTCTGATTGCGGTGCATGAGTGGGGCCACTATCGCGTTGCCGTGGCCTGTGGCGTCAAGGTGCTGCGTTACTCCGTGGGCTTTGGCAAGCCGCTGCTGCGCTGGGTCGGCAAGAAGTCGGGCACCGAATATGTGATCGCGGCGCTGCCTCTGGGCGGCTATGTGCGCATGCTTGACGAACGTGAGGGCGAGGTCAGGGCCGAGGAAAAACACCTGGCCTTCAACAATCAGCCCCTGCGTTCACGTGCAGCCATTGTTGCCGCGGGACCGGCGGCCAATCTGGTGCTGGCCGTGGCGCTGCTGACGGTGGTCAACTGGTTGGGGGTCAACGAGCCAGCAGCCCGGCTTGCTGCTCCTGCGGCTGGCAGCTTGCTGCAGCAGGCCGGTATTCAAAGTGGCGACTGGGTGCAGCGTGCCTCCGTGGGAGGCCAGGAGTGGCAGCCTGTGCGTGCCCTGGGTGATTTGCGCTGGCTGGTCACGACGGCTGCCATTGAAGGTGAGACCTTGCAGCTGGAGGTGGCGACACAAGAGCATGATGGCGCGACGCGTGTCGTGCCGCTCGATCTCGCTTCTTTGCAACAAAAGGAACCCGATGCAGCTTTCTTTGACAAGGTAGGGCTGCAGGGGGCCTGGAGTCGTCCGGTCATAGAAGAGGTTGTTGCAGGTGGCCCCGCAGAAAAGGCGGGCCTGCAAAAAGGCGATGTGCTGCTCAGCATCGATGGCCAGGCAGCTCAGGATGGCGCTCAGGCACGCGCTGCGATTCGTGCCTCGGGAGCATCCGGTCGAGTCGAGCCGCAGGCCTGGGTGGTGGAGCGTGCGGGCCAGCGTCTGAATCTGCAGGTGCAGCCGGAAATAGTACCTGGCAAGGATGGTCAGGCGCCTGCGGCACGCGTGAATGCCTTCATCGGCAGCCAGCCCGAGATGGTGCTGGTGCGCCATGGCTTTCTGGATGGCTTGAGCGCCGGTGTGCACAAGACCTGGGAGCTGTCCTCCATGACGCTGCGCATGATGGGGCGCATGCTGATCGGTCAGGCCTCGCTCAAGAATATCAGCGGTCCTTTGACGATCGCAGACTATGCAGGCAAGTCCGCCAGCATGGGGCTGGTGCAATACCTGTCGTTCCTCGCGCTGATCAGCATCAGCCTGGGCGTTCTCAACCTGCTACCATTGCCCGTTCTGGATGGTGGGCACCTGATGTATTATCTTTGGGAAGGTTTGACGGGGCGCAGTGTCTCTGATGTCTGGGCTGAAAGACTGCAGCGTGCAGGTGTCGCAGTCATATTGCTGATGATGTCAGTCGCCTTTTTCAACGATATCAACCGGCTCTGGGGCTAA
- the frr gene encoding ribosome recycling factor — MTIAEIKKNTETKMGQSIEALKNNLARVRTGRANPALLDAIHVEYYGSMVPLSQVANVSLLDSRTISVQPWEKNMAAKVEKAIRESDLGLNPASMGDLIRVPMPPMSEERRKEMTKLARNEGENAKIAVRNLRRDANEGVKKLVKDKEASEDDQKRSEAEIQKITDKHIAEVDTLVAAKEQDIMAV, encoded by the coding sequence ATGACGATCGCTGAAATCAAAAAGAACACCGAAACCAAGATGGGTCAGTCCATCGAGGCTCTGAAGAACAACCTGGCTCGCGTGCGCACCGGCCGTGCGAATCCCGCGCTGCTGGATGCCATCCATGTCGAGTACTACGGCTCCATGGTGCCTCTGTCTCAGGTGGCCAATGTGTCTTTGCTGGATTCCCGCACCATCAGCGTGCAGCCCTGGGAAAAGAACATGGCTGCCAAGGTCGAAAAAGCCATTCGCGAGAGCGATCTGGGCCTGAATCCCGCTTCCATGGGCGATCTGATTCGCGTGCCCATGCCTCCCATGAGCGAAGAGCGCCGCAAGGAAATGACCAAGCTGGCGCGCAACGAAGGCGAGAACGCCAAGATTGCCGTTCGCAACCTGCGTCGCGATGCCAATGAAGGCGTGAAGAAGCTGGTCAAGGACAAGGAAGCCTCTGAAGACGATCAGAAGCGCTCCGAAGCCGAAATCCAGAAGATCACCGACAAGCATATTGCCGAGGTCGATACGCTGGTGGCGGCCAAGGAACAGGACATCATGGCGGTCTGA